From Hirundo rustica isolate bHirRus1 chromosome 1, bHirRus1.pri.v3, whole genome shotgun sequence, a single genomic window includes:
- the SLA gene encoding src-like-adapter, which translates to MGNTVKTPRASEETNMPSQTGQESDFLAVLYDYPSADISQPIFHVGEKLRVLSDEGGWWRVHSLTTGRENYIPGKYVAKVYHGWLFEGLGREKAEELLQLPNTKVGSFMIRESETRKGLYSLSVRHRQVKHYRIFRLPNNWYYISPRQTFQCLEDLVNHYSEVADGLCCVLTTPCLTQCTNNNTMMNPVPPVVMRNKNFNWRNIHRLEVTEDTKSTLAAMDDSCLSYGLRESIASYLSLTEDDNTSFASARKKKSQSLIYTGSKYKSALHSPPTYYDD; encoded by the exons GTCAGGAGAGTGACTTCCTTGCTGTTCTCTATGACTACCCTTCAGCAGACATAAGCCAACCTATATTTCATGTAGGGGAAAAACTACGTGTGCTATCAGA TGAAGGAGGCTGGTGGAGAGTCCATTCCCTTACAACAGGTCGAGAAAACTATATTCCAGGCAAATATGTTGCAAAGGTTTATCATGG TTGGTTATTTGAAgggctgggaagagaaaaagcagaggagctTCTACAGCTACCCAACACCAAGGTTGGCTCCTTCATGATCAGAGAGAGTGAAACTAGGAAAG gGTTATATTCCTTGTCAGTGAGGCACAGGCAAGTGAAACATTACAGGATCTTCCGCCTCCCGAATAACTGGTATTACATCTCTCCACGGCAAACCTTCCAGTGCCTTGAAGACCTTGTCAATCACTACTCAG AAGTTGCTGATGGTCTCTGCTGTGTCCTTACGACACCTTGTCTCACCCAGTGCACTAACAACAACACCATGATGAATCCAGTTCCTCCTGTGGTGATGCGGAATAAAAATTTCAACTGGAGAAACATTCACAG GCTGGAGGTGACTGAAGATACCAAAAGCACCTTGGCAGCAATGGATGACTCTTGCCTCAGCTATGGCCTGAGGGAAAGCATCGCTTCCTACCTCTCCCTAACTGAGGATGACAACACTTCCTTTGCAAGTGCCAGAAAGAAGAAATCCCAATCTCTCATATACACAGGGAGCAAATATAAGAGTGCCCTCCACTCGCCACCTACGTACTATGACGACTAA